A stretch of Microbacterium sp. LWH3-1.2 DNA encodes these proteins:
- a CDS encoding DUF4062 domain-containing protein → MTGVEHPVIRTPDQRIRVFVSSTLRELAEEREAVRSAIERLRLAPVMFELGARPHPPRDLYRSYLAQSDIFIGIYGQSYGWVAPDENVSGLEDEYNLAPAGMPKLIYVKDTDTRDQRLTDLIARIQADDTAAYLHFHNAHDLEDHVAGDLAMLLAERFDQSRRTEPATAAEISLAARVPEPYTETIGREGELAEIRALLAGGLHRVVSLIGPGGIGKSRLAIEAAHANTDLFPDGVYFVPLEGVLEPGLLLPTIAYILGVRDTGAATLEERIAQAIGDRHVLIVLDNFEQIIDEAPVLVRLYSLAPRACFLVTSRIVLRIRGERVFEVETLDTPAPDLPATLAQAQASSACVLFAERAASALPGFQLTADNAADVIAICRQLDGLPLAIELAAAKIRILSPRDVAERLGQSLPLLSTSVRDLPDRHRTMRATIDWSVGLLTDEQRAMLEDLGVFAARFSLESVEAVGENRAWGSETIETLAALIDASLVQRIDSGGRSVFSLLAIVREYALDTLESRRAADEMRIAHADYYLDLVHRVAPRLRGAEQIDAVAELGLEVPNLRAAARHLVSMNRLDDAGDFAWTMFPYWWICGYFADVRLWMLELLEKRMPLTPRTRAIATFFPLWAELWQRPNDQAVERLGEVVRLFTESGDEQAAAMALAAKASTRLQSTDLDEEVFLAEIGEAIATLHDLGDSWSESLAETVLGQFGMLRRDIPAALEHLGRAVDIADAADDAFTRVVAGNNRARLRFVLGERDEAEAEFLLTLLLSIRLHFVDGATYGLEGMCAIAASHGDAWRAGALSAVAATIRETTGIYDIEGFAIHLAPLEALRAVDPESVEAGERAGREMGLAEAISIALPDADADVRAKVPSW, encoded by the coding sequence ATGACTGGGGTGGAACACCCCGTGATCCGTACGCCCGACCAGCGGATCCGGGTGTTCGTGAGCTCGACCCTGCGCGAGCTCGCGGAAGAACGAGAAGCAGTGCGGTCGGCCATCGAGCGGCTCCGGCTCGCCCCAGTGATGTTCGAACTCGGCGCCCGCCCCCACCCGCCCCGCGACCTCTACCGCTCCTACCTCGCCCAATCCGACATCTTCATCGGCATCTACGGCCAGAGCTACGGCTGGGTCGCCCCCGACGAGAACGTCTCCGGCCTCGAAGACGAATACAACCTCGCCCCCGCCGGCATGCCCAAACTCATCTACGTCAAAGACACCGACACCCGCGACCAGCGGCTCACCGACCTCATCGCCCGCATCCAAGCCGACGACACCGCCGCCTACCTCCACTTCCACAACGCCCACGACCTCGAAGACCACGTCGCCGGCGACCTCGCCATGCTCCTCGCCGAACGCTTCGACCAGTCGCGGCGCACCGAGCCGGCGACGGCCGCCGAGATCTCGCTCGCGGCACGCGTGCCCGAGCCGTACACCGAGACGATCGGTCGCGAGGGCGAGCTCGCCGAGATCCGGGCGCTGCTGGCCGGCGGCCTCCACCGGGTCGTCAGCCTCATCGGGCCGGGCGGCATCGGCAAGAGCCGGCTCGCCATCGAGGCGGCGCACGCGAACACCGACCTGTTCCCCGACGGCGTCTACTTCGTGCCGCTCGAGGGCGTGCTCGAACCGGGGCTGCTGCTGCCCACGATCGCCTACATCCTCGGCGTGCGCGACACCGGCGCGGCTACGCTCGAGGAGAGGATCGCGCAGGCGATCGGGGACCGCCACGTGCTCATCGTGCTCGACAACTTCGAGCAGATCATCGACGAGGCGCCCGTCCTGGTGCGGCTGTACTCGCTGGCACCGCGCGCGTGCTTCCTGGTGACGAGCCGCATCGTGCTGCGCATCCGCGGGGAGCGCGTGTTCGAGGTCGAGACGCTCGACACCCCCGCACCAGACCTTCCTGCCACACTCGCGCAGGCGCAGGCCTCCTCGGCGTGCGTGCTGTTCGCCGAGCGTGCCGCGTCCGCACTCCCCGGCTTCCAGCTGACCGCCGACAACGCGGCCGACGTCATCGCCATCTGCCGGCAGCTCGACGGTCTGCCCCTGGCGATCGAGCTCGCCGCGGCGAAGATCCGGATCCTCTCGCCCCGCGACGTCGCCGAGCGGCTCGGGCAGAGCCTCCCGCTGCTGTCGACCTCGGTGCGCGACCTTCCCGACCGTCACCGCACCATGCGCGCGACGATCGACTGGAGCGTGGGCCTGTTGACCGATGAGCAGCGGGCGATGCTCGAGGACCTCGGCGTCTTCGCCGCCCGGTTCAGTCTCGAGTCGGTCGAGGCGGTGGGTGAGAACCGTGCGTGGGGTTCCGAGACGATCGAGACGCTCGCCGCGCTGATCGACGCGTCCCTGGTGCAGCGCATCGACTCGGGCGGCCGTTCGGTGTTCTCGCTTCTGGCGATCGTGCGCGAATACGCGCTCGACACGCTCGAGTCCCGCAGGGCGGCCGACGAGATGCGGATCGCGCACGCCGACTACTACCTCGACCTGGTGCACCGGGTCGCGCCGCGCCTGCGCGGCGCCGAGCAGATCGACGCCGTCGCCGAACTGGGGCTCGAGGTGCCGAACCTGCGCGCGGCGGCGCGCCACCTCGTCTCCATGAACCGGCTCGACGATGCGGGCGACTTCGCATGGACGATGTTCCCCTATTGGTGGATCTGCGGGTACTTCGCCGACGTGCGGCTGTGGATGCTGGAACTGCTCGAGAAACGGATGCCGCTGACCCCGCGCACACGCGCGATCGCGACGTTCTTCCCGCTGTGGGCGGAGCTGTGGCAGCGCCCGAACGATCAGGCGGTGGAGCGCCTCGGCGAGGTCGTGCGGCTGTTCACCGAGAGCGGCGACGAGCAGGCCGCCGCGATGGCGCTCGCCGCGAAGGCGTCGACCCGGCTGCAGTCCACCGACCTCGACGAAGAGGTGTTCCTGGCCGAGATCGGCGAGGCGATCGCGACCCTCCACGACCTCGGCGACAGCTGGTCGGAGTCCCTCGCCGAGACGGTGCTCGGTCAGTTCGGCATGCTGCGTCGCGACATCCCGGCGGCGCTGGAGCACCTCGGTCGCGCGGTCGACATCGCCGACGCCGCCGATGACGCCTTCACCCGCGTCGTTGCTGGCAACAACCGCGCGCGTCTGCGCTTCGTTCTGGGCGAGCGCGACGAGGCCGAGGCGGAGTTCCTGCTGACGCTGCTGCTGTCGATCCGGCTGCACTTCGTCGACGGCGCCACCTACGGGCTGGAGGGCATGTGCGCGATCGCCGCCTCGCACGGCGACGCGTGGCGTGCCGGCGCTCTCTCGGCGGTGGCGGCGACGATCCGTGAGACGACGGGCATCTACGACATCGAAGGCTTCGCCATCCACCTGGCGCCGCTCGAGGCCCTGCGGGCCGTCGACCCCGAGAGCGTCGAGGCCGGCGAGCGCGCGGGGAGGGAGATGGGCCTTGCGGAGGCCATCTCGATCGCACTGCCCGACGCCGACGCGGACGTCCGAGCGAAGGTCCCTTCGTGGTGA